GTCCTGAATATGACAAAACAGTGATTTATGAAAAAAACGTTCATTTACATAAAAATTGATTTAAATGTGAAGCCATAGGTGTTCGCTAAAATAACTTGGTCAGTTGATACATCTTATAGAAGACAATATCAAGAAAAAATGAGAAGATCCTGaacccctagccacatggtcAAACTGGGGGGCAAAAATGGGCTATTTTTGGGCCCTCAGAGAGATGTGCTTATGTTAAAACTTTTGTAATTCATCACCTAACAGTGTTATCCTGGAAAAAATGTACCTATGAACAGATAATGACCATATAATTACTGTGTTATGAGGAGAAAAGTCTGAGTTGATCCATTTTTCCAGAATGGCTCCTATAGTTACACCCTATTTTAGCTCATTTTGGCCGAAaagccatttttggcttcctatagAGTGATAAATAAGCATCCCAGAGGCTAACTGATGGCATAATTGAAAAATATGGATGCCATTTAGTAAATATCTGCAATATTGGCTTCCAGGTTTAATCCATTTTAAAATTATAAGCTCCTGAAGTTGGAAGAAAGCACGTTTTGCAAATTTAGCTTTTTGGGGGTCAAATTTCAAAGGCCTGTTTTTCGGAAACTATGAGGAATTGAAAGCTAATAATTTGCAGGGGTTGTAGAAACATATAGATCTACATGTACGAATTTTTTTCAGCAAAATCTGAGAGGGTGACCTGGGGAGTTTCCagaaatttaggtgagttggcacggaatgacccaacAGCTCGTGTttacagtaatcattttatctcaggtgagattcaaaaactttctttataatatcatggaagaattttatttcatgttgctagaattttgctataaaacgagcgttctcttgttgtggttcactcggttgttgttataattttaacatgtgcattaccatttcgcttctaggagcgccagcaaaattatacgatagaaacaatccagactgggcacccgctcagaaaatgggctatgcttcgtccaaggtcagacttgattctttggcagccaaaccacatagagtgccttgcaaaagtattcatcccccttggtgtttgtcctgttttgtcacattacaagctggaattaaaatggatttttgggggcttagcatcatttgatttacacaacatgcctaccactttaaaggtgcacattggtttttttttattgtgacacaaacaataattaagatgaaaaaacaaatctggagcatGCATACAGTAGATATtcaccccctcaaagtcaatactttgtagagccaacttttgctgcaattacagctgcaagtctcttggggtatgtctctattagcttagcacatctagccagtgggatttttccccattcctcaaggaaaaactgatccaactctttcaagttagatgggttgcgttggtgtacagcaatcttcaagttatgccacagattctcagtgggattgaggtctggacttttattaggccattccaagacatttaaatgtttccctttaaaccactccagtgtagctttagcagtatgtttagggtcattgtcctgctggaacgtgaaccttcgtcccagtctcaaacctctggctgactcaaacaggttttcctccagaattgccctgtatttagcgccatccgtctttccttcagtcctgaccagctttcctgtccctgcagatgaaaaacatccccacagcatgatgctgccacctccacgcttcactgtagggatggtgttctcagggtgttgggtttgcgccgcacatggcgtttcccatgatggccaaaaagttcaatttgtgtctcatttgaccagagaatcatcttccatgtgtttggggagtctgccacatgctgttgggcaaactccaaatgtgattttttttttttgagcaatgacttttttctggccactcttccataaaggcccactctgtggagtgtacggcttaaagtgaccctatggacagatactcccatctccactgtggatctttgcagctccttcagtgttatctttggtgtctttgttgcatctctgattaatgccctccttacccggtctgtgagttttggtgggcggggccttctcttatcaggtttgtagtggtgccatattctttccattttgctataatggatttaatggtgctctgtgggatattcaaagtttaggatattttttataacccgaccctgatctatacttctccacaactttgtctctgacctgtttggaggctccttggttttcatgttgcttgcttagtagtgttgcagagtcagggtccttccagaacagggtgatttatacagacatcatgtgacagatcatgtgacactttgattgcacacaggtggatcttaatcaactaattatgtgacttatgaagtgaattggttggaccagctcttatttaggggtttcatacgaaagggggtgaatacctatgcatgctccagatttctgttttttcatcttaattatcgtttgtgtcacaataaacaaaacaatgtgcacctttaaagtgttaagcatgttgtgtaaatcaaatggtgctaactctccaaaaatccattttaattccagcttgtaatgcgacaaaacaggacaaacaccaagggggatgaatacttttgcaaggcactgtagaacgcgatatctgggtacttgatggtcggtagaagcgtcttatcttcagaaaagtctgactttttaaaataatatgggtcaaaaccacacacatctatcttctctttgtatcgaatctttgctcgaccgttcaaatcgtggtaatgctgaattttctcagcatTGTTtagagacacgctttcagcggctgccatcctagttgctttgtagatccaccatcatggcggacgctcatgacgtagcacattttgatcacgtggttgcaagtcatcgatATGAGAGAATGAAAGCATGCCTTATGTAGTGTTATTCTACTCTAAACTCTGGAGCAATGCAGGAAAAACTCATTGCGATTTCGACACTTCCTCACATGTGGCTGCATGAAATCTGACGCACTTctgtggtaactttttttttttttattgaaaaagAGAATCAGGAAAATTCCAGTCACAGAATTacaatttacatttttttttatagttAAACACATACATACCAGTATATGCATATGTACATACAATATaccaaaatatatatacataatatATACATACTTACATACACATGAAAACTTCAATtatatatgaaaaaaaaacaaaacaaaagaacaataaacaaaaaaaacactaccCTACCACCCCCCGCCCCTCCCGTCTCCCACGGCTcgtcctgacaaaaaaaaaaaaaatgatactgGTTACCGATGCATTCCTGAGTACAACAGACACACTCAGTTGGGCAGTACCTCCAAGTTAGTGAAATATGAAATAAAGGGTTGCCATTTGTGAAAAAACTTGTCCGTACATCCTCTCAATGTATACTTAATTTTCTCCAGTTTTAGGAAAAACATGGTGTCTTTAAGCCACCTGAAAATGGAAGGACATTTAGCAGATTTCCAATGCAACAGTAAAGAACGTCTTGCTAGTAAGGATGTATAAGCAATAATATCCTTTTGTATAGAATTCAGTGCAAGTGAGGCATCAGGAATCCCAAAAATGGCAACCAACGGGCAAGCCTGCAGATTTACACCAAGAACAGTggacataatggaaaaatagcctGTCCAAAAACTATACAGCTCAGGGCAAAGAAAAAACATATGGCTGAGGTGACAGGGAGAGCCATGGCACTTATCACATGTATCTTCTACTTCTGGATACATTTCAGAAAGTCTTGACTTGGAAAAATGGACCCTGTGTAAAACTTTGAATTGGATAAGTCCAAGATGAGCACAAGAAACTTCTGTGGTAactttgactatttgcaacataaTCATATATTCTTGCATTCCTTCTCCCCCAAACCCACAAAATGTCCCGTTTCTAAAAGGATAAATTATAGACACACgtttatttatgtcccaataagagtactgtttatagtatttccaCAGATACACAAGCTAGAGATTAGGTATTGTGGTATGCCAAGGTGTCATGGGAAAATTATAAGAATCACAAATGTCTGTCTAGCACTAAAATGTTGATATTTGGTTTCCAGCTTGTTTACAGCCAACACTTTTGACTCCATTGATGAAGATGTGTTTCAGGGCCTGCCACATCTGGAGTACCTGTGAGTTGCTTTGcccttttattactttttaatgTCGTAAATAAATGCAGTAACTTCCTAAACATGACGCTTGATTACAGGTTTATCGAAAACAACAAAATCAAGTCCATGTCACCTTTGGCCTTTCGAGGTTTGAAATCTCTCCTCCATCTGTGAGTATATCCGAGCATAATTTATGATCTGAGAACAAACGATTAACTGTATATAACGGCTGTGAAAGCGTGACACGTTCATATTTATCTTTTTGCTGATCAGGAGCCTTGCCTATAATAATCTCGAGGCATTACCCAAAGATGTTTTCAAGGGGATGGATGCCTTAACCAAAGTGTATGTTTACATAATATCTCCATTTAATGTTCATGACGTCAACTTTATGATGACCAGATTGAGCAGGATATTAACTGGAAATATTACGTACTACCAGGGATCTTCGAGGAAACATGTTCGTCTGTGACTGTAAACTGAAATGGCTGGTTGAGTGGATACACAACACCAATGCAACAGTGGACCAGATTCACTGTAGCGGGCCGCCACTTTATCAAGGGAAGAAGATCAACGAGCTGATGCCCCAAGTGTTTGACTGTATAACTGCAGGTGGGGTGACGCTTCTTTATAATATTGTTAAATCTGAAACTATTGTTGTTTCTTACAAAACAACAAGACAAATCAAGATTGCACAAATCTCCAGAGTCAGAACAAGTACTCAAAGCTGCAGTTTTAAAACGGAAATATCCATCAGTTAAATCATCCTTCTGTTACAGAGTTCGTTTCCAAGAAGACCCTGAAGTTCGAGTCCATTTCAGTCGAGACCTTCACCATTGGGAATGATCAGTATGTGGTGTTTGCACAGCCTTTTGCGGGAACATGTAGCTTCATGGAATGGGACCACGTCAACATGGAGTTCAGACCTTATGACAGTATAGAGAGTGAGAGCCGGCTAATACTGTATACACACTCAGAATGTTTGGTTTGTGGTGTTCGTTAATGAGATTACTGGAAAATAAACGTCTGAGTGTAACCAAAAGTCGACTAATCCATTTCGAAGCTACAGTCAAGATGTTCACCTGTGCTGAATGCTAACGTATGTCCCACGCCATACCATGAAGCTGTTCTTAACTgcttttatttctgtttcttcTTAGGCACCTCCACCGTGGTCTGTAAGCCAATGGTGATCGATGACCAGCTTTTCATTATTGTTGCCCAACTTTTTGGGGGCTCACACATTTACAAGCGGGACACATCAGCCCACAAGTTCATCAAGATCCAAGACATTGATATCCTGAAAATCCGCAAGCCCAATGACGTTGAGACATTCCGCTTGGACGGCGAGTGGTTCTTCACAATTGCTGACAGCTCCAAAGCAGGCTCCACTACTGTGTACAAGTGGAACGGCAACGGTTTCTACTCGCACCAGTCTCTACACCCGTGGCACCGTGACACGGACGTGGAGTACCTGGAGATCGGAGGCAAACCCCATCTAATCCTGTCCAGCAGCTCGCAACGGCCCGTTGTCTATCAGTGGAACCGGATCCAGAAGAGGTTTGAGCGGCGCACAGACATCCCTGAGACAGAGGACGTATATGCCGTCAAGCACTTCAGAGCCAGAGGGGAGCTTTATATCTGCCTGACGCGCTTCATTGGTGATTCAAAGGTGATGCGGTGGGACGGTGCCATGTTCACCGAGGTGCAGAACGTGCCGTCACGTGGCTCCATGGTTTTCCAGCCTGTGAGAGTTGGAAGCTGGCAGTACGCCATCCTTGGCAGCGACTACTCACTCACACAGGTCTACAAGTGGGACTCCAAGAAGGGCCGCTTCGTTCACTTCCAGGAGCTGAACGTCCAAGCGCCAAGGGCCTTCTCTCTGGTATCCATTGACAACCATGAGCTCCTGCTCGCCTCCAGTTTCAAAGGGAGGACACAGATCTACGAGCACCTCATCGTCGATCTGAGTAATTGAAGATTTTTTTGCTGAAAGTGCAGGGGGACAGACTGATGGAGAAAGACGAGCTTGCTGTCTCCACTAGAACTCACACGCGTTCTCTAGATGACTAACGATGCTTCCAGATGACCGCCTCTCTAGAAGTCCTTTGTGTCCTTCCTCATTGTTGTCATCATCTAGTGTGCACTTTTTAACCCCTTCTCCTCTGAACAAAAACCATTGTTCGTGTATTATCGCCCCGCAAACAAAAGCCAACGGGACATTTCAGAGGGATAACAAAGAAACAGAAAACTGCAAATTAAGTGATTAACTGTTGACAGAATAATAGGTTGGCCAGGAAATTAGTAACACACTTTTACTGTAGTTTTGAGCAgtttgtaacttttttttatacaaaaaataattttttacacCAGTTATAGTAGATTAAATGgacaattttgtatttgttttgcATTCAGTTTAGCCTAATCATAATGCCATGGATTTAGACGTGGTAGTATTTTGTCGGGATGTGATTTTAGATCCAAGATCGAGTCCTAATTTGTTTCTTCTTTGTCATTTCATGTGTAGAAACAATAAACCACTTTAATATAAATGAATGTGATGTGTCTTATTGGATTAAGCATGGGAATCCTACAAAGTGGTGACTAAAGgtgactaagaatgttattcataaTTCCAAGCATGTTTTCTGGTCAGTTATTAGGAATCATATTTATTATATTCAAGTATCACTAACAAACACTTGGTAATGATATAATAATTaggagtaattattattattattggaaaaAAACGCAGGGAAACTACTCAGTTGGCCACCAAATTATTGCCCGTTCGACAAGGCTATGGTCGTGTTTAAAAAAACTCTCCAGGTCTCTGTTAAGTGTTCATGCTAATCTTTAATATGAGGTTTTATCGAATCCCTTACGGACTTGCTAGGGTTTAATGTACAGTGCGTGTGTTTAAAAGCCGCCTGAGCACTACTTTGATTCGCAGGATAGATTAGATTGGTGCGATAATGCTGTGTGTGGATTGGGACACGGCCGAAATCGCTCTGGCTCGCTCGCTCTCTTTTGCGCGTGCGTGCGCGCCCTCTAGTGGCAGAGCATGGCGTGTGCTAGTGCGCGTGTGTGAGGTGAGTGAAGTTGTGCGGCCGGGCCGGGCCGGcggcagagtgagtgagtgatgaggCGCGCTGCAGAGACGTGAGCACCTGTTGCATGCTGCTATGGCCGGTTTGAGGAACGGGAGCGGGGGGCAGGAGGATGAGGAGGACAGTGGTGGCGGATACACGGTTCTGTCGGTTGTCCCGTGTAGAGACGCGGGGTTTGTGAAAGTTGCCGGTGATGCGGAGGAGGAGGGAGAAGCTGGGCTCCGGGCCGGTGTGTGCGCGCGGAACTCCTGCCTGTGCTTTGTTGGGAGCGGGCGCGAGGCGAACGCGGAGGAGAACGCGAACGCGGATGTGTCGCGCGCGGCGGTTCCGAGAGGTAAGCGGATCCGCACTCGGCTCGCGCGCGCTTGACAAGCTGCAGTAGTTGAGCGCGCGCGCTCCGGGGGGAGCCGCACACTCACAccaacttgtttgtttgtttgtttgtttgtttgtggatgattttcctcagttATTCAGTTTAAAGTGATGTTTTAACGCGGTCTTtaaacacaaacaaaaagtcaGTCCTGAAATGTTTCACCCGGTTAAACTTCCTGATGGAAGCGACCTTACAGCCGCTGCTGTTTACCTACCGGTCTCCTCATTATATAAACTACTGACCGTTTGTGTCCGTCAGTcagactgaccaatcagaagcgcGCAGGCTTTGCGatgctggattctgattggctagAGCTGCCTGTATGGAGTTCGACGAAAGgagtctttctctctttctccctctcccttttctttctcttctttctttttctctctctttctctctctccctcttttttctctctctctccctcttttctgtctctcttctctcttctttctttctctctcctttctctccctcttttctttctctccctcttttctttctctccctccccctcttttctctttctctctccctcttttctttctctccctccccctcttttctctttctctctccctcttttctttcttctctctctccttctctctcttcctctttctctctttccctcttttctccctctttttctctctctccctctctccctttttctttctctctccctctctccctttttctctctttttctctctttcctttctctccctccccctcttttctctctccctcttttctttcttctctctctccttctctctcttcctctttctctttctctccctcttttctccctctttttctttctctccctctttttctttctctccctcttttctccctctttttctctccctctctccctttttctttctctctccctttctctccccctcttttctttctctctttctttctctccccctcttttctttctctctttctttctctccccctcttttctttctctctttctttctctccccctcttttctttctctttctttctctccccctcttttctttcttctctctccctcttttctttcttctctctccctcttttctttcttctctccttctctctcttctttctctctccctcttttctttctctctttctctccctctttttctctctccctctctccgtttttctttctctttccctcttttctttctctctccctcttttctttttctctttctccctctttctctctccctctttctttctctctccctctcccaccTTTTTTTTAAGTAAcactatttttaaaaaagtacaaATGTATAAAACCAATATGGCAACAACATCATGTTAAATATGGAGAAGAACAGAGAAATTATCAAAGGGAGCAATCTGATAATCTAGTATAAACAAATTTATAATAcaacattaaaaataaattatgccgGAAATTCTGTAATTAAAGATGTCCATTGGGAGTTTCTCTTGTTCCTGTAGCTCTGTATCCTGTACCAGGGGTTCtcggccttttctgctttaaggcccacctattcatacctgtaacgagtcggggccatttaaaaaaattagtgctgtcaagcgattaaaatatttaatcgcgattaatgtcgcgactgtcatagttaactcgcgattaatcgcaatttaatcgcacatttttgtcacatgaaaaacctttgtaattctcttatcagcataaaaaagtgaatgggcttgctttgtaccaatgtttttttttttttttattgcagagcataacacgtcttgtcacagccactgacatccataacttccatattagatgagaaaaccaagggatgaaaaataaagtgcatatcactgaaaattaaaaaaaaaattattttactcttcattagtttcttttgaagagaagtatttgccataaaagaagaaaaaacagataacaaaaataaaaacattcatcatagtgtggcattgtattatctaatgctcactgcttataactctacacctccccggtggagatgagctgggaaactgaagactgaaggaacaggattgaaaagtatttttccagtctcacctgtgaaaggtaatcccatgtgatctcgtt
Above is a genomic segment from Neoarius graeffei isolate fNeoGra1 chromosome 14, fNeoGra1.pri, whole genome shotgun sequence containing:
- the lgi1b gene encoding leucine-rich glioma-inactivated protein 1b — encoded protein: MGPGGGTLGFRTVALLLCAAALFLSAESRRAGKQRSRCPGGCTCTKDNALCENIRTVPHTFPPDVISLSFVKSGFTEIAPGSFLHTPSLQLLLFTANTFDSIDEDVFQGLPHLEYLFIENNKIKSMSPLAFRGLKSLLHLSLAYNNLEALPKDVFKGMDALTKVDLRGNMFVCDCKLKWLVEWIHNTNATVDQIHCSGPPLYQGKKINELMPQVFDCITAEFVSKKTLKFESISVETFTIGNDQYVVFAQPFAGTCSFMEWDHVNMEFRPYDSIESTSTVVCKPMVIDDQLFIIVAQLFGGSHIYKRDTSAHKFIKIQDIDILKIRKPNDVETFRLDGEWFFTIADSSKAGSTTVYKWNGNGFYSHQSLHPWHRDTDVEYLEIGGKPHLILSSSSQRPVVYQWNRIQKRFERRTDIPETEDVYAVKHFRARGELYICLTRFIGDSKVMRWDGAMFTEVQNVPSRGSMVFQPVRVGSWQYAILGSDYSLTQVYKWDSKKGRFVHFQELNVQAPRAFSLVSIDNHELLLASSFKGRTQIYEHLIVDLSN